The nucleotide sequence CCCGTCACCACACGTCCACGTCCCCCATCACCACACGCCCCCGTCCCCCATCACCACACGTCCCCGTCCCCCATCACCACACGTTCCCGTCCCCCATCACCACACGTCCCCGCCCCCGTCCCGTCCCCATCACCACACATCCCCATCACCGCACGTCTCGTCCCCATCACCACACGTCTCGCCCCCCAGTCCCCACCACCACACGTTCCCATCACCACACGTCCCCATCACCACACGTCCCCATCCCCCATCACCACACGTCCCCGTCCCCCATCACCACACGTCCCCGTCCCGTCCCCCATCACCACACGTCCCCGTCACCACACGTCCCGTCCCCCATCACCACACGTCCCCGTCCCCATCACCACACGTCTCTCCCCCAGTCCCCACCACCACACGTCCCCACCACCACACGTCCCCATCACCACACGTTCCCGTCCCCCATCACCACACGTTCCCGTCCCCCATCACCACACGTCCCCGTCCCCCCGTCCCCATCACCACACGCCCCCGTCCCCCATCACCACACGTCCCCGTCCCCCATCACCACACGCCCCCATCaccacacgtcccccatcaccACACGTTCCCGTCCCCCATCACCACACGTTCCCGTCCCCCATCACCACACGTCCCCGTCCCCCCGTCCCCATCACCACACGTCCCCGTCCCCCATCACCACACGCCCCGTCCCCCATCaccacacgtcccccatcaccACACGTccccccatcaccccatcacccccaTCACCACACGCCCCGTCCCCCGTCCCGTCCCCATCACCACACGTCCCCATCACCACACGTTCCCCGTCCCCCATCACCACACGTCTCGTCCCCATCACCACACATCCCCATCACCACACGTCCCCATCACCACACGTTTCCCCACCCGTCCCCCATCACCACACGTTTCCCCCACCCGCCCCCATCACCACACGTTGTCCCCCATCACCACACGTTTCCCCGTCCCCCATCACCACACGTTTCCCCCACCCGTCCCCATCACCACACGTTCTCCCCCCCCAGTACCCATCACCACACGTTTCCCCCCATCACCACACGTCTCCCGCCGTCCCTGTCACCACACGTTTCCTCCCCCGTCCCCCATCACCACACGTTTCCTCCCCCGTCCCCCATCACCACACGTTTCCTCCCCCGTCCCCCATCACCACACGTTTCCTCCCCCATCACCACACGTTTCCTCCCCCATCACCACACGTTTACCCCCCCGTCCCCCATCACCACATGTTTTCCCCCACCCGTCCCCCATCACCACACGTTTCCCCCACCCGTCCCCCATCCCCATCAGTCCCCCATCACCACACGTTCCCCCCAGTCCCCCATCACCACACGTTTCCCCCCCGTCCCCCATCACCACACGTTTCCCCCATCACCACACGTTTCCCCCATCACCACACGTTTTCCCCCCGTCCCCCATCACCACACGTTTCCCCCCAGACCCCATCACATACCCTTCACCCACTGCCATTTCTCCATCACTGTTGAAGATTGCCTCATTGGAGCCTATAAGTTGTCTTTCCCCTTGAAGACTTTGTGTTATCATATTTAGCTTGTTTTCCATTTAGTTAGCGTCCAATGTCCATGCGTGTAGCCATTTTTCAATGTTTCTGTTTTATTCTTGTTATCCATTAGTAGACTACTTGTAATTCCTCTATCATCCATCTTGGTTCCCCCTCTCCCTGGACAAAGCCCACTCCTTAACCCAGCCATCTCTCTCACCATGCCGTGTCTAGCCCTCTAGTGACAGATGAGACATGCTATCACGCGGTGTCCTCTACTGCAGGAGCTCCTGAACGCACCACTAGGCATCCCTGTACTCAGTGTTATACACAGAGAGAAAGCCCTCTGTCTCTGGGGTGGTCCCCAACCTTGTGTTCAGTAGATACCAAACGGAACGAAAACGCTCAGTGAAACAGAGGTACAATCTGAACCTGTCCAGTAAGAAATGTCTGTTTTCCTATTCCATTGCAAAAGATTTTGTTGTGTTGTCCAATAACCCCGACCCAGGCCATAGGTCTTATCGGTAAGCATGTTGCTTCTGTGGTAGGGACTGGTAGTTCCCACGATGAGTGATTTTTAAGGACTAATCTGAGGGAAGCACACAGAAGCATGGTTTatacctgactccaataatcacctaattatgatcttcagtttagaatgcaattagtttaaatcaggtgtgtttgctAGGGAGGAGGTGTGACCccaatcaggcccccgaggactggcGTTGCCCAGGCCTGGTCTAGAATGAGGAACGGTGAAGAGGCTCAGACGTCAGAGATAAGGTGTGAGGCATTTCTATCGGAACACCGCGCACAAACCATGAACTGAACACGCTGAATAGGGAAGCTGTCCACATCTGTCATTGTGCACAAACAGACCTTCGTGTGACCACAAGAGCCACAACTGGACATTACAGGGTAGTTGTTGGTTACAGGGGTAGTTGTTGGGAGTGGGCTCCAAACAATGTatcacaaggcactacagaagtgAACCTGGTCTCTCGCTCTTATTTGATAAGGGGTACGATTGCGTTTCGATGTTATTCTGACTGCCTAGGACCGAATACAATCTCTGAGCAAGTTTGTGGACAGACAAACCCACCACGTCCCCAGTCAGTGTCCCCAAcggtcactctctccccctccccacctaccACCTCACTACTCTAGACCCTCTAGTCTGTAGCCAGACTGCCTGTGGTTGGTCAGTGCCATGATAAAGCACCTCTCCCCCTCTAACAGGATCCTACAGAGTTAGAGGGTGTAGAAGACCAGCCTGATAACTCCGTTAGCAGTGAAGTAGAGATGGAGTCAGAGGAGACcattgcagagagaaagaggaagatggTAAGTTCTGTGAGCCAGGGCTGCAGCGCGCCCTGCTGTGTGCAGCCCATACACCCCCCCCCTCATAGGAAAAAGCTCATCCTTGCTGGTATGGGTCACTGTTTGTGTGGTGGTGGTCCCCCCCCACCTCCCTGCTTCTGCTGCTGTCTCTGCCTCATCCTGTTGCTGTGTAGCCTAGCTCGCGCCCCCCCCACCCTGCTCTCTGTTGCTCACTCGCTTCCTCTGGCAGAGCCCTCAAACACTGAGGCTCGGTGTTTTGGTCATCATTATACATATTTTCCTCATTTATTTAATAGCTCATTTGCTAAACCATCACACATTGCACCATTCTGGGCCCTCCAGAGCCACAggccctctaccccctccttctcctctctaatTAGCTGAGTAAACAAGAGCCCCAGCCTCAACACACGTAAGTACTGGAActctccctgtgtgtctgagtATGACCCTCATACAGAATTGGCAAACTGTTTTGAAATGACCaattactctcctctctcctgctaaaGAGCTCTGGTGACCTAGAGAGTTGGGCTCACACACACTCTGGCacgctctccctctgtcatatacacacacacactctggaaatTACCCTGCTGTCAGCTCCCTTTCACACTACAAGGCCCAAGGTGTAAAGCGCTGACTCATCGTTCTGGCCAATGGACTGGCTCACTCTCTGTTAAATAGCcctgagcgagagagaagagggggtggggggacttTGTTGCCAGGGCCTCATTGAGTCTGGGACATCCAATAGCCTGCCTCCCTCCAAGGGAAGCTGCAAGCTGGTCCAGGAggaggaacccccccccccttactgtGGAAGAACGTCCTCTGATGTGACAATCACCCACTGGTCTGGTGTATGTATGGTGTTAAACCACACATCCACAACAATGCCCTGTCCGCATGGGCTCTTAACACtggtgatgtctgtgtgtgtttggcatggTATGTCTCCCACACTCATGTTAAACATCCGGCTTGGTGCCAGGGATACAGACACGGCATGGAACACACAGTTAAAATGTTAGTTGCAGTAATGTTCGGTTTTGGGTGTTGCAGATGGTATGTAGTTGCTTGTCATCAACCTTGGTGAAAGTTGGTGATTGGGTTGGTTGCTATTGTCTTGGTTTTCTTTCCTTGTGTCGTGGGTTCAGTGTGTGGTTTATGACACTGGTGAACATGTGGCCGAGTTCCAGTGGTGGTGGGTTGTGTTGAAATCACTGTTCATTCATTCAGCCCAAATAAAGTCTTCCTACTGGATATGCTGGTGTaagcagacaaggtaaagaagCCCTGACTGGACACACGTCTACAGGCATAAGGCAGCCATTCTCCCTATCTGcgcccctcttctctcccctctttcataaCCCTGTAGTGGCCAGGTCACCTCTCTACACCCCCACCTGTCTGAGGATCCCTGAGGGTCGGCACACACTGAAGCCCCTAGAGTGGGGAACCgtggtggtgtgtgtatgttctaTGTGTGTTATTGGGGGGGACCGGGCCTCTTGTCTTCTaaaccaggctgtctctctgtaaACCATTCAGGCCAGCCCAGCGGAGGAGTCCCATCTGCAAGGCGTGGGGGCCTCCAGCTGTCTGGGACTGAGTAAACCGGAGGTAAACCTGACCCACCAACCCCTACCCACCCCCAAACATACCCACCcccgcctgcctgccttcccCTCCACCTCATAGGGGACCCCACTGACTGACAAACATACTAACCCCCACCTCCATCTTCCCTCCACTGACCGGCCCTGTGGCAGACCCCAGTGTGTCTCTGCTACTGGGGGTGGTAAAACTAGTCTGGTGGAGGCAGCCGTGGTGTTCTAAACACCCTGAATGGTTTGGTAAGGGTTAATGTTACGTTCCCACCTTCCACTTCCAGTTAGTTTGGTCTCACATCAACAGGGTGTTTACTTGTTCTATCTCCATTGGTTTTTCCTCCACTGGAAGAGGAAGTGGTGGTCCTTTTTCTGTCATTCTGCGCCGCTGCTGTTTTTTTCTCTGCCAGCCAGACTGCCTCTTGCCTGTCCTGTGTTGCGATAACGTGTCCCTCCCCCTCTAGGCCCAGTGGGTTCAGGAGACTAGGCCACGTGGACTAACGCTTActgctctgtcctcctctcctctacagacCCGtgaagagaggaagatggaggccATCCTGCAGGCCTTTGCCCGcatggagaagagggagaagaggcggGAGCAGGCCCTGGAGAAGATTGGCACCAAGTCAGAGGGGGGCATCAAGGAGGAGCCCCCTGCCACCCCCGAGGCCGACATGCAGTCTCCTGGTATCATGACGGTAAGTGATAGTTGACTCAACATGTTCGTTATGCCTGCACTCTCTCTTAGACATTGGTTCCACCAGGTCGTCAGTATTAAAAGAGGATGTTGTCAATAATCTGAAGGGTTAGCTAATGGTGACTATAAACTCATCCAAAACTATGCTACTGTACTCTatcctaaccctgtctctcccagcccctGCTAGAGGTAAAGGAGGAGCCGGGTCTCAACAAGCCCACACCGGCCAAGCTGCGAGGCAGCAAGCAGAGGAAGAGCTTCTCGCGGAGCCGCACCCACATCGGGCAGCAGAGGCGGCGAGCGCGCACCATCAGCACCTGCTCTGACATACCTCCCGGCTCGCCCGGGGAACTCCTGGACCCCCTGGCCAATGATAGCCTAGACGTAGAGGCCTCCAGGGATCCTGAACCAGAGGCCCTCTCCTCCCATGCCCCCGACACCAGCCCCCCTTACAGTGGCTCCCCGGCCCCTGACAGAAACCGCTCCGGGCAGAAGTACCCCAAAACTAAAAAGGTATCCGAGCCACGGCTCAGTGCTCACCCCTAAACATGACTAGTCACTATTCTATTTAGACTAATAGGAATGTTCTACTCCTTCTAGTGAAATTTCACTCAATACTATAATTAAATGCAGTGTGGTTCTGActaaagctctctctctgtctctctacagcaCTTAGTGAGTGAGTGGTGCGTCGACAAGCAGGAGCGGTCATTGCGGACCCCAGAGCCGGCCCCGGAGAGGCCCCTGAGGATCAGCAGCGACCCTGAGGTGCTGGCCACCCAGCTCAACGCCCTACCCGGCATGGGCCCCAGCCCGCACGTCTACAGCACGCCCAAACACTACGTCCGCTTCTCCTCGCCCTTCCTGGCCAACCGCAGCCCCACCACCCCTGGGGTGCCCACTGGACGCCGGCGTTCCCGCGAGCTGCCCGACACGCCGCCCACCTCAGGCTCCTGCAAGAAGGTATGTTGTTCACCACCTCACAGAGGAATGGAGAGTTAGCTGTCAGGTATAGAAAAACAGACTGGCGGGGTTAACCGGGCAGAGGGACAGACTGGCGGGGTTAACCGGGCAGAGGGACAGACTGGCGGGGTTAACCGGGCAGAGGGACAGACTGGCGGGGTTAACCGGGCAGAGGGACAGACTGGCGGGGTTAACCGGGCAGAGGGACAGTATTATTGTCAATAACAGAGACTTAGGTTTTCTAAGATGTAGCTGCCTTGGAGATTAGTGAACGTGATTTTGTATTTGTGGTTGACATGTCCaagtcctctccctccctgtcttctccccaCAGCGCTGGCTGAAGCAGGCTCTAGAGGAGGAGACCACCACCCCTCCACCCAGCAGCGGCCGGCCCACCCTGGTCATGCCTAGCGAGGGCCCTCTCAGCCCCCCTATCAACGGGGACTCTGATAGCCCACTCCCCTACAACGGAAGCTGCACCTTGCCAGGTGAGGACTCTGGTGAGGACTCCGGAATGTGTTTCTCATCACTTAGAAGGAACATAAGTCTTGTCTGTTTTTTGCATGTGAGTAACCCTtcctctctgtgtatgtgtcatACAGAGTTGCCAACTCCTCTGAAGAAGCGGCGCCTGGGTCTGTGTCCACTGGACGCCTGCATGTCAGAGAGCTCCACCCCCTACGGCTCTCCCTGCGCAACGCCAACCCGGGCCGACCTATCAGAGACGCCGGGTACACCCTTGCTGCTGGCCACACCACCCCGCGTCACCCGTATGGAAGAACCGAGCCCCGAGCCTCTACCtagcacccccacacacacactcagtgcccCGCAGGAAGTAAGACACGCACTCtcacctacaaacacacacacactcatagtgGGAAGTGAACCATGTGTTAATATCTCTGTTCCTGTGTCCACAGAGCGAGTCTTCCCTGGACAGCTCACCAGAGGGCAGTCGCAGACCCAGCCCCCAAGAGGCTGAGCGGCCACCTTCGCTGCTCTCCTCCCCCTGTGTAGCGGTCAGGGCTCCCAGTCTGGATGTGTTGCCCCCCCCAAGAGGCCAAGACCAGCGCCCCCCTGAGCCCCCAGCCCCCCACCCCCGAGCCCCAGGACTGTGTGGGAGAGGAGGGGCCAGAGACAGTGACCGAGGGCAGCAGCGACACCCCCTCCTCCACAGACCcagcctcttcctccctcctccccccctggATGAAGAGTCCAGAGAGAGTGGGTCTGTCAGGGCCAGGGGGTCTGTCCTTCTCCCCCATCAACTCTAACCTGAGGGACCTTACCCCCTCACACACCCTGGAGCCCATCTTGGCCTTCAGGCCTGAGGCTGTGGCTGGTGTTGTGACAGtgacagtaccagtacccctggcAGCAGGACCCTTCACAGAGGCTGCAGGGTCTCTCTTCTACCCCTGCCCTGAGGAGGGGGGGAACGCTGGCCTTCTCTCGTTCACTAAGTGGAGACAGCACCGGAGAGGGAGGGTCAGGACAGAATCCCCCACAGAAGAAAAAGGTGAGTTGCTATATTCTCTATTCAGCCTCCCCATTCAAGCTGTGTTAGGGTTCCTGGACTGATAAAGGTACGTCTGTTTTCGTGTGATGTcatgtgttttcccaggtgtctTTACTGGAGTACAGGAAACGTCAGCGAGAGGCGCAGCGCAGCGGCTCCAAAATGGAATGCGGCTCGCCTGTCTCTACAACACCTACCCTGGTGGAGATGTTCCCTCTGCCCATGGAGACTACTCAAGAGCCTCCACCCCTGGCTCCTGCTCCGGACCAAGCTCCAGTGGCCCCCACCCCGCCTGAGTCAAATGACCCCCAGCCCAGCGAGGACACAGAGCCCCCTgtcgagggggagagagaggggggagagggacagTGGACCTCGTCCACCTCGGTGGAGCAGGCAAGAGAGCGTGGCTACCACAGAGCCCTGTCGCTTAGTGACCACAGCAAGGacaaaggtacacacacacacacacacaccacttggaCATAACTTCTTTACTGATGATAGTTTAATTGTAATAATGTGTGCCTGTTTCAGATGGAGAGACCGAGGGCAGTGAGGCCCCAGTCAGCAGAGATTGTTCATCTCCTAGCCTGCAGAGGACCCCAACCCACACGGTAAGAAACATTCTGCTTTCTGGCTCAAACAGTAGTGTGAAGTACATGTTGCTGCCAAACACAGCCATCACACAGCGTATAGTGTAGGTCAATCTCTTTTTGTCGTCAGTTTGCAGTGTGCCCCCCGACCATTCGTTCCAACAAAGATCTTCCCGCGGCTGAATGTAGTTGCCTACCCCTGATGTAGGCTGTTATTGTTCATGACTTACCCGTTCcctcgctcagtctctctctcctccctagcCGTGTTCTCCTGGTCCCAGCAGCCCGTCCCAGCCTGGCAGTCGcatagtgaaggaggaggagagtgacagCCGGCCTCGGACCCCCTCCCAGGCCGCCCCACAGCAGCCCAGCAAGCCTGCCGTACCCAAGACAGCCCCCCTGACCCCCACCAAGCTACAccctgctgccccctaccctgcCCCCTCACTCCTCCATTCCCCCAAACCCCAGGCCCAGGGCTCCCCTTACCGCAGCCAGAGGGCCTTCCTCTTTGCTCCTCCTCAGTCCCAGCCACAGGCTCAACCAGGGCTGCCCCCCTTCTCCCAGTACAGCCCACAGTCcgctccacctccccctcctccaccagcACCTCCAGCCTCAGCGGCCTACTTCTCCAGCCAGTCAGCCCCCGCCGTGGGATCCTTCCCTGGGTTCAAGCCTGCAGTGACGTCCCCATTCCCCCTGGAGCCCAGCCCCTCCTGCAGACTCTTCCTCCCCACGCCCTGCACTACCAGAGCTCTaccactcccccctcctccccctcccccaccacaaCACCCTGGGCCCAGCCCGGCCCTGCTACACGTTAACCTGCAGCCTCCTCCTGTCCAACAGCACCAGCTCCTCCTGACCACATCccccagtcctccctccctcctcctccgccccctcccccacagGGCCAGACCCACCAGCTGCAGCAGCCCAGTGCCAGCACCCTCCTGTCACTCAACCAGGGCTtgcctcttcctccacccccacccccctcctgcctcctccaCCGGTGTCCCCATGCAAGTGCAGGCCCCTCACCACTTTCAGAACTTGGGGGCTTTCCAACCCCGCTGATGCACACCGGCGGCACAGCTAACCCCTCGGTGCCCCCTCCACCTACCCCCGCCCCACCAGCAGACTGGactgcccccctcctcccctccccagcaGCAGACTCAGCCGGCCCAGGCCGTGCCCACCGCCACTCAGATGCCCAGTGGAACTGGTGGGGCCCCTGCGTCCCCCGCCCCCTTTCACAACGCTGGGTACCTGGGCACGGGGTGGCACTGACCGCCTCCATGCAGGCCTCCCCCTTGGCCCTGCCAGCCCCTGTGAACTCACTCTGAGAGGAGCTTGATGACAGACAGCGGAACACAACAAGCAACAAAAGCTGTAAATATTTTCTATGTACCTGAACACATGGCCAATGGAAAAACAGGAGAACGTGGGATAAAGGGGTGCTTTTTAAAGGACAAACTGAAAACAAGGACCGTGAAACAATCTTATTAAGAGACTTTGTGTTTGAAAATGGATGATTCCCCCGGTgctcatcccactctctctccgacgtccctccctctgttttcttTTGAATTTCCCTCCTGTGGCGGAGAGAGTGCCTGACCGTCTGACCGTCTGTCTGTTTTGGACTTCTATTGTAAGGTCCCGCACTTTCTGTATCAATGTACATTCCAGCCTCCACCCCCCTTCGTCAGTTAGTCCGCCTTTCACTTCTACTTCTCTTTGTCTATTGTCTGCTCTTCTACACCGTTTATTCGTTTTATCTAGTGGCTCATTATAGCAAACAGAAAGCTTTTTGTATAGAGAAAaaatagttattattatttttattcctCTGTGTAACAAATATCTGTGCACCGCTGCAGTGATTCAGAATGCTGTTCTGGGAGCCCGCTTCACTGCCCCAGGAGACtgcactcgtgtgtgtgtgtgtgtgtgtgtgtgtgtgtgtgtgtgtgtgtgtgtgtgtgtgtgtgtgtgtgtgtgtgtgtgtgtgtgtgtgtgtgtgtgtgtgtgtgtgtgtgtgtgtgtgtgtgtgtgtgtgtgtgtcctgtgtcctgtgtcctgtgtcctgtgtcctgtgtgtcaGTGGGAGAAAGGGAAGTGATAGACAGTAAGAGTGATGGTGTGAAACGAGTGCAGTAGTCCTCTGTGGTAGCCAGAGTGAGGTCTCACCCGTAGGTAGGACGTTAGCGGTTTATTTTTGAATATCAATGGTTATTTGTAGAAATTGTAATTTAATGTATAGGTGGTTACTCCAGCTTTCCTCCGGAAACAGGTTGTATATATTTGCTTCTTTTCTTTCCTATGCTTGTACAATTGGCTCCCATCCCATTTTGGAATCTGGTTGTAAATACGAGCGCTCTTCTTGGCAAAGATGAATGTTTCTGTGACAATAGCACTTTTTATTTAGTTTTTCCTCTCTGGACTATTCAGTGTAGTCTTTTAttatttgtgtgtgcgtgtgagtatgtttgtgcagaggagagagactcaaACACTGCACTGGTTGGCTATTTTCATGGTTCATTATAATAAATCACTGTAATGACAGTTTTATACCACTGGTggtgttgtgtgtctgtctgtatgttctgtctgtctgggagaaGGAAGGCTGATATGTTGGCATATTTTCAAACGGTTGACGGATGCCTCCTACCTGACGTGGTCCTTGttatccgggatccttgggacgtccctactcCATAGAAGTAACGTTGAAAATGGTCAAGGAAAGGGTTAGGTAAGTATTAAGTttagggtagggatgtcccaaggaaCCCCGGATAGCACTAACCTACCTGACAAGCCACCAGCATGCTGCCTGTCGCCTCCAAATAAAACTCATTTGAAAAGTCGTGGTTGGATGCTGTCGGACAACTTCACCATATCATGGAACCATAGAGACCTGAACCATCTTCAGCATGTCCCCTGAGAATTCCTTTAGAGTGGATTACCTTTCAGGTGTAAGGAATGTGTACCATCATGCCAGCAACAGATATGCCCATTAATGAATATTTCTTTAGTGGTTGCCTGCTATCTTATCACAACAGATTGTAGACCTTTCCATCAGGAGAGCAACACTAACTGCATCTAATGAGCGCCTGCCTCTCTTCCTGACAGGGATGCATGTTGGTTAGTGGTAGTTCCTCACTGGTAAGCAGATGTTGCGACAACCCTCTCTTTGATCTGTTGTGCTGTGTGCATATCAATGTGGACACTCCGGTCTTCATGAACCTCAATGATTAAGCAGACCCTTCATGGTTACAAGTGCTCTCCTGTCCCCGTTATGCACATGACTAACCAGCACAACAACACACCACTCCTGGTTTTGGAGTGTCTCCCATGTTCACAAGGAGAGATTCCACAGTTCAGGGACATGTGGTCTAGAGAGGACATGTGGTCTAGAGATAAGTGTTTGACGAGAAGTCTGAAGTTCAATGCCTGGCccggttagttttgcatggcccGGTGCCCCGGGTGGGTGGAGTTTGCGTATtttagaccattccattggtCCTTAAGTGAATTCTCCACCCACCTGATGCACCGGGCCATGCAAAACGAAGTGGTCCAATCAGAATAGGGCTATAGGGGTTGGGCAAGTGGGTGCTTTTGGGTTGTGTATAGTTAATTGTTCCAAGAAGAGAGAAGTGCATTTACAACGTCATTTCTCTGAAGTGCCGCTAAAACACAGTAAATTGTGCATGAGACCAAACTCCCCAGATCTTTCGATTTCACTAACAGTTTATTTCTTTGGACCTCTTTTAACCGCACTAACAGAAAGAACAACACAAATCTtatccacacacacatgcaggtgagTAGAGAGATTAACATGGTCATTTGAAGATCAGCTCTATAAATGAAGTGTATTCTCCTTTTGTTCTGTGCTACAGTAGGCCAATGTTAACTATCAAGAGCTGACTGATTCCAGGAAATGTTTTATGGTTTTACCTTGGTCTCTGTCTAGATATGGCGTCTTCCAACAGTGTCCTTGCTGAAGAGCAGTGCCTGTGCTCCATCTGTCTGGATGTGTTCCCTGAGC is from Oncorhynchus gorbuscha isolate QuinsamMale2020 ecotype Even-year linkage group LG14, OgorEven_v1.0, whole genome shotgun sequence and encodes:
- the LOC123994441 gene encoding inactive histone-lysine N-methyltransferase 2E-like isoform X9, with the protein product MSIVIPVGVDTADTSYLEMAAGSEPESVEASPVVVEKSSYPHQIYSISSHHSHSYIGLPYADHNYGARPPPTPPASPPPSMLIRPGEGLFVPGGLQDEASRGTTLSTSEDGSYGADITRCICGFTHDDGYMICCDKCSVWQHIDCMGIDRQHIPETYLCERCQPRILDRDRAIVLQTRKRENMSDGDTSATESGDEVPLELYTAFQHTPTSIILTTGRLAGNKQADKKRKRSGEKEPVATSARAKKAFREGSRKSSRVKGGAPEMEPGEHPSLWENKMKAWMEAYEDAGSNQYSEDVQILLRVKEAGDGKTLAYNTHTATFKPPVESQVQKNKKILKAVRDLAPDSLIIEYRGKFMLRQQFEANGCFFKRPYPFVLFYSKFDGLEMCVDARSFGNEARFIRRSCTPNSEVRHVLEDGMLHLYIYSLRSISKGTEITIGFDYDYGCCKYKVDCACVRGNPECPVLKHNLEPTENLEASSRRRGRKDKEPMMQRGDHLDLGQNQNMTLDCDGKTKGLGADGKQRKLSPLRLSISNNQDPTELEGVEDQPDNSVSSEVEMESEETIAERKRKMTREERKMEAILQAFARMEKREKRREQALEKIGTKSEGGIKEEPPATPEADMQSPGIMTPLLEVKEEPGLNKPTPAKLRGSKQRKSFSRSRTHIGQQRRRARTISTCSDIPPGSPGELLDPLANDSLDVEASRDPEPEALSSHAPDTSPPYSGSPAPDRNRSGQKYPKTKKHLVSEWCVDKQERSLRTPEPAPERPLRISSDPEVLATQLNALPGMGPSPHVYSTPKHYVRFSSPFLANRSPTTPGVPTGRRRSRELPDTPPTSGSCKKRWLKQALEEETTTPPPSSGRPTLVMPSEGPLSPPINGDSDSPLPYNGSCTLPGEDSELPTPLKKRRLGLCPLDACMSESSTPYGSPCATPTRADLSETPGTPLLLATPPRVTRMEEPSPEPLPSTPTHTLSAPQESESSLDSSPEGSRRPSPQEAERPPSLLSSPCVAVRAPSLDVLPPPRGQDQRPPEPPAPHPRAPGLCGRGGARDSDRGQQRHPLLHRPSLFLPPPPLDEESRESGSVRARGSVLLPHQL
- the LOC123994441 gene encoding inactive histone-lysine N-methyltransferase 2E-like isoform X5 yields the protein MSIVIPVGVDTADTSYLEMAAGSDRPESVEASPVVVEKSSYPHQIYSISSHHSHSYIGLPYADHNYGARPPPTPPASPPPSMLIRPGEGLFVPGGLQDEASRGTTLSTSEDGSYGADITRCICGFTHDDGYMICCDKCSVWQHIDCMGIDRQHIPETYLCERCQPRILDRDRAIVLQTRKRENMSDGDTSATESGDEVPLELYTAFQHTPTSIILTTGRLAGNKQADKKRKRSGEKEPVATSARAKKAFREGSRKSSRVKGGAPEMEPGEHPSLWENKMKAWMEAYEDAGSNQYSEDVQILLRVKEAGDGKTLAYNTHTATFKPPVESQVQKNKKILKAVRDLAPDSLIIEYRGKFMLRQQFEANGCFFKRPYPFVLFYSKFDGLEMCVDARSFGNEARFIRRSCTPNSEVRHVLEDGMLHLYIYSLRSISKGTEITIGFDYDYGCCKYKVDCACVRGNPECPVLKHNLEPTENLEASSRRRGRKDKEPMMQRGDHLDLGQNQNMTLDCDGKTKGLGADGKQRKLSPLRLSISNNQDPTELEGVEDQPDNSVSSEVEMESEETIAERKRKMASPAEESHLQGVGASSCLGLSKPETREERKMEAILQAFARMEKREKRREQALEKIGTKSEGGIKEEPPATPEADMQSPGIMTPLLEVKEEPGLNKPTPAKLRGSKQRKSFSRSRTHIGQQRRRARTISTCSDIPPGSPGELLDPLANDSLDVEASRDPEPEALSSHAPDTSPPYSGSPAPDRNRSGQKYPKTKKHLVSEWCVDKQERSLRTPEPAPERPLRISSDPEVLATQLNALPGMGPSPHVYSTPKHYVRFSSPFLANRSPTTPGVPTGRRRSRELPDTPPTSGSCKKRWLKQALEEETTTPPPSSGRPTLVMPSEGPLSPPINGDSDSPLPYNGSCTLPGEDSELPTPLKKRRLGLCPLDACMSESSTPYGSPCATPTRADLSETPGTPLLLATPPRVTRMEEPSPEPLPSTPTHTLSAPQESESSLDSSPEGSRRPSPQEAERPPSLLSSPCVAVRAPSLDVLPPPRGQDQRPPEPPAPHPRAPGLCGRGGARDSDRGQQRHPLLHRPSLFLPPPPLDEESRESGSVRARGSVLLPHQL